From the Myxococcales bacterium genome, one window contains:
- a CDS encoding addiction module protein — protein sequence MVARPRQLDELLKLPADARAAAAEELLRSLEGEAPDEVDVRQAWAAELERRIREPSPGIPAEGVLDEGRRRLRDQS from the coding sequence ATGGTGGCTCGCCCGCGCCAGCTCGACGAACTCTTGAAGCTCCCCGCCGATGCGCGCGCGGCGGCGGCTGAGGAGCTGCTCCGCAGCCTCGAGGGCGAGGCGCCCGACGAGGTCGATGTGCGGCAAGCCTGGGCGGCCGAGCTCGAGCGTCGGATCCGTGAACCGTCGCCAGGGATCCCGGCCGAGGGCGTGCTGGACGAGGGGCGGCGGCGGTTGCGCGACCAGTCGTGA
- a CDS encoding DUF4157 domain-containing protein, whose protein sequence is MAPGQYDPESQAGRELIGHELAHVVQQRQGRVAVTSQVRGIAINDAPGLEQEADALGQRGREWRGRGPSPGPVRRAAGVHHAGAPSPRPSRNGSPRRRTTRRRWIPRSRTPRSSSGRTSRLSGRMARAWSCC, encoded by the coding sequence ATGGCGCCGGGACAGTACGATCCGGAGTCGCAGGCGGGTCGCGAGCTCATCGGCCACGAGCTGGCCCATGTCGTCCAGCAGCGGCAGGGCCGCGTCGCCGTGACGAGCCAGGTGCGCGGCATCGCCATCAATGACGCGCCCGGCCTGGAGCAAGAGGCCGATGCGCTCGGCCAGCGGGGCCGCGAGTGGCGCGGTCGCGGCCCCAGCCCCGGCCCTGTCCGTCGAGCGGCCGGCGTCCACCACGCCGGCGCCCCGTCACCCAGGCCGTCGCGCAACGGCAGCCCGCGCCGCAGGACAACGAGGAGACGCTGGATACCGAGGTCGAGAACGCCGCGCAGCTCGAGCGGTCGAACGTCCCGGCTGAGCGGGCGTATGGCACGCGCCTGGTCTTGCTGCTGA
- a CDS encoding deoxynucleoside kinase, with the protein METAMKRIGARQRRDSPLHTESYVRDIHHLTESWVQSYADSTIVALDSAAVDWRDSKAIQTVAQEIDALWIDRYSPPTQLDLFANGEIPLNQAGTPPPVAPPPLLSCDAIDVRSFTLMRNRSLTTVSSPIQRPTSRRHSRP; encoded by the coding sequence GTGGAGACAGCGATGAAGAGAATCGGTGCGCGGCAACGCCGAGACTCGCCGCTGCATACCGAGTCGTATGTTCGCGACATCCACCATCTCACTGAGTCATGGGTACAGTCCTACGCGGATTCAACCATTGTTGCGCTGGACTCAGCTGCCGTAGATTGGCGAGATTCGAAGGCTATTCAGACCGTCGCGCAGGAGATCGACGCGCTCTGGATAGACAGATACTCGCCGCCGACACAGCTGGATCTGTTCGCCAACGGCGAGATTCCGCTCAATCAGGCCGGCACGCCGCCCCCAGTCGCGCCGCCTCCACTATTGAGTTGCGACGCGATCGACGTCCGATCGTTCACATTGATGCGCAATCGGAGTCTGACAACAGTGTCCTCCCCTATCCAGCGGCCTACATCGCGGCGCCATTCTCGGCCGTAG
- a CDS encoding deoxynucleoside kinase has translation MGFDLPGLGELVRAFRSDRGISQAALAARCRPASNRSAVAHLEQGLRAPPAGVLKAICEELAIPAPLWRRFVTRVDQYRTGTIVQGQDPRPRYIVVSGVMGSGKTTLARSLASVLGIRYLPHSVPARSYIRDLTSDPNRWAFETQLSFLCSKAVQVNEALATGTSFVLDRSLQEDIYVFAELFRTRGEIAERAYETYALVANHFLSVLPPRLGHILPL, from the coding sequence ATGGGGTTTGATCTACCCGGACTCGGCGAGCTCGTACGCGCGTTCCGGTCGGATCGTGGAATCAGCCAGGCGGCTCTCGCCGCCCGCTGCAGGCCGGCAAGCAATCGCTCCGCGGTCGCCCACCTAGAGCAGGGATTGCGTGCACCACCCGCGGGTGTTCTCAAAGCAATCTGCGAAGAACTAGCGATTCCAGCACCGCTCTGGAGGCGGTTTGTCACCAGAGTCGACCAGTATCGGACGGGTACCATCGTTCAGGGCCAAGACCCACGGCCTCGATACATCGTGGTGTCCGGAGTGATGGGAAGCGGAAAGACGACCCTTGCGCGCAGCCTCGCTAGCGTCCTCGGTATACGCTATCTACCCCATTCTGTTCCGGCCCGGTCATACATTCGCGATCTAACAAGTGACCCCAATCGATGGGCATTCGAAACGCAGCTGTCCTTCCTGTGTTCGAAGGCAGTCCAGGTTAACGAGGCACTCGCAACCGGTACGAGCTTCGTGCTCGACCGCTCCCTTCAGGAAGATATCTATGTCTTCGCCGAGCTGTTTCGTACGCGAGGGGAGATTGCCGAACGAGCCTACGAGACCTATGCGCTAGTAGCCAACCACTTTCTTTCGGTGCTGCCCCCCAGACTTGGTCATATACTGCCGTTGTGA
- a CDS encoding vitamin B12-dependent ribonucleotide reductase, translated as MTNDDGQDARAAKRAKRSTSRVIRDARPGLAVERYFTREGVDPFAEVEWEFRDAVISGADGKVYFEQRQVEFPKAWSQTATNVVVQKYFRGTLGTPERERSVKQMIGRVADTIYAWGKADGYFKTPKDALAFRDELVHLLVQQKMAFNSPVWFNVGVEDDPQCSACFINSVEDSMASILTLAKTEGMLFKYGSGTGSNLSNLRSSQENLNGGGTASGPVSFMRGFDSFAGAIKSGGKTRRAAKMVILNVDHPDVVDFIECKATEEKKAWALIDAGYDGGFNVVGGAYDSVGYQNANHSVRVSDDFMQAVLKDTDWSTRAVIDGRVVQTFRAKDVMHKMAEAAWVCGDPGMQYDTTINEWHPCINTARINASNPCSEYMFLDDSACNLASLNLRKFQDARGDLDVVSFRKACATTITAMEIIIDNSKYPTEKIAQNSWDYRPLGLGFANLGALLMSRGLPYDSAPGRAYAAAITAIMCGEAYRQSAQIAADATGPFVGYAKNEQPMMRVMRKHRQAVEKIDSAFVPYDLMIGARGAWDEAIETGEKYGFRNGQVTVLAPTGTIAFLMDCDTTGVEPDIALVKYKRLVGGGLLKTTNHTVPEALTKLGYDAKEVEVIVAHIAAHDTIEGAPGLKDEHLPVFDCAFRSSNGTRSIHYMGHLRMMGAVQPFLSGAISKTVNLPTDCTIEDIEDAYIQAWKMGLKAIAVYRDGCKRTQPLSTNLKQATGNGRADAVIEEPIEVDPFALLADDERAMVAAMREKKMRPAGPPVARRHKLADERMSFTHKFSIGGHEGYITVGLYADGTPGEIFVRMAKEGSVIAGLMDSFATAVSLALQHGVPLPILVDKFKGTRFEPSGFTGNQEIPIATSIMDYIFRWLAIRFPVDGNPIERHPAAREAQLDLPRVGLMAGDSVEAALAKVTAVASAIVQGPTLGMKDRAWVQETDAPPCHECGTLMVRNGACHKCPNCGSTSGCS; from the coding sequence ATGACGAACGACGACGGCCAGGACGCCCGCGCTGCCAAGCGCGCCAAGCGCAGCACCAGCCGTGTGATCCGCGACGCCCGCCCGGGCCTCGCCGTCGAGCGTTACTTCACCCGCGAGGGCGTCGACCCCTTCGCGGAGGTCGAGTGGGAGTTCCGCGACGCCGTCATCAGCGGCGCCGATGGCAAGGTGTACTTCGAGCAGCGCCAGGTCGAGTTCCCCAAGGCCTGGTCGCAGACCGCGACCAACGTGGTCGTCCAGAAGTACTTCCGCGGCACGCTGGGCACGCCCGAGCGCGAGCGCTCGGTCAAGCAGATGATCGGCCGCGTCGCCGACACCATCTACGCCTGGGGCAAGGCCGACGGCTACTTCAAGACCCCCAAGGACGCGCTGGCGTTCCGCGACGAGCTCGTCCACCTGCTCGTCCAGCAGAAGATGGCGTTCAACTCGCCCGTCTGGTTCAACGTCGGCGTCGAGGATGATCCGCAGTGCTCGGCCTGCTTCATCAACTCGGTCGAGGACTCGATGGCCAGCATCCTGACCTTGGCCAAGACCGAGGGCATGCTCTTCAAGTACGGCAGCGGCACGGGCTCGAACCTCTCCAACCTGCGCAGCTCGCAGGAGAACCTCAACGGCGGCGGCACGGCCAGCGGCCCCGTCTCGTTCATGCGCGGCTTCGACTCGTTCGCCGGCGCCATCAAGAGCGGCGGCAAGACCCGCCGCGCCGCCAAGATGGTCATCCTCAACGTCGACCACCCCGACGTCGTCGACTTCATCGAGTGCAAGGCCACCGAGGAGAAGAAGGCCTGGGCGCTGATCGACGCCGGCTACGACGGCGGCTTCAACGTCGTCGGCGGCGCCTACGACTCGGTCGGCTACCAGAACGCCAACCACTCGGTCCGCGTCTCCGACGACTTCATGCAGGCGGTCCTCAAGGACACCGACTGGAGCACCCGCGCCGTCATCGACGGCCGCGTCGTCCAGACGTTCCGCGCCAAGGACGTCATGCACAAGATGGCCGAGGCCGCCTGGGTCTGCGGCGATCCCGGCATGCAGTACGACACGACGATCAACGAGTGGCACCCGTGCATCAACACGGCCCGGATCAACGCGAGCAACCCGTGCTCCGAGTACATGTTCCTCGACGACTCGGCCTGCAACCTGGCCTCGCTCAACCTGCGCAAGTTCCAGGACGCGCGTGGTGATCTCGACGTGGTGTCGTTCCGCAAGGCCTGCGCGACGACGATCACGGCGATGGAGATCATCATCGACAACTCCAAGTACCCGACCGAGAAGATCGCCCAGAACAGCTGGGACTACCGCCCGCTCGGCCTCGGCTTCGCCAACCTCGGCGCGCTGCTCATGTCGCGCGGCCTGCCCTACGACTCGGCCCCCGGCCGCGCCTACGCCGCCGCGATCACCGCGATCATGTGCGGCGAGGCCTACCGCCAGTCGGCGCAGATCGCCGCCGACGCCACCGGCCCGTTCGTCGGCTACGCCAAGAACGAGCAGCCGATGATGCGCGTCATGCGCAAGCACCGCCAGGCGGTCGAGAAGATCGACAGCGCGTTTGTTCCCTATGATCTGATGATCGGCGCCCGCGGCGCCTGGGACGAGGCCATCGAGACCGGCGAGAAGTACGGCTTCCGCAACGGCCAGGTCACCGTGCTCGCGCCGACCGGCACGATCGCGTTCCTGATGGACTGCGACACCACCGGCGTCGAGCCCGACATCGCGCTGGTCAAGTACAAGCGCCTCGTCGGCGGCGGGCTCTTGAAGACGACGAACCACACGGTGCCCGAGGCGCTGACCAAGCTCGGCTACGACGCCAAGGAGGTCGAGGTCATCGTCGCGCACATCGCGGCGCACGACACGATCGAGGGCGCGCCCGGCCTCAAGGACGAGCACCTGCCGGTCTTCGACTGCGCGTTCCGCTCGAGCAACGGCACCCGCTCGATCCACTACATGGGCCACCTGCGCATGATGGGCGCCGTCCAGCCGTTCCTGTCGGGCGCGATCAGCAAGACGGTCAACCTGCCGACCGACTGCACCATCGAGGACATCGAGGACGCCTACATCCAGGCGTGGAAGATGGGGTTGAAGGCCATCGCGGTCTACCGCGACGGCTGCAAGCGCACGCAGCCGCTCTCGACCAACCTGAAGCAGGCCACCGGCAACGGCCGCGCCGACGCCGTCATCGAGGAGCCGATCGAGGTCGACCCGTTCGCGCTGCTCGCCGACGACGAGCGCGCCATGGTCGCCGCGATGCGCGAGAAGAAGATGCGCCCGGCCGGTCCGCCGGTCGCGCGTCGGCACAAGCTCGCCGACGAGCGCATGAGCTTCACGCACAAGTTCAGCATCGGCGGCCACGAGGGCTACATCACCGTCGGGCTTTATGCTGATGGCACGCCCGGCGAGATCTTCGTGCGGATGGCGAAGGAGGGCAGCGTCATCGCCGGCCTGATGGACTCGTTCGCGACCGCGGTGTCGCTGGCGCTCCAGCACGGCGTGCCGCTGCCGATCCTGGTCGACAAGTTCAAGGGCACGCGGTTCGAGCCGAGCGGATTTACGGGCAACCAGGAGATCCCGATCGCCACGTCGATCATGGACTACATCTTCCGGTGGCTCGCGATCCGCTTCCCGGTCGATGGCAACCCGATCGAGCGGCACCCCGCGGCGCGCGAAGCGCAGCTCGACCTGCCGCGGGTGGGGCTAATGGCCGGCGATAGCGTCGAGGCCGCGCTCGCGAAGGTGACCGCGGTGGCTAGCGCGATCGTCCAGGGCCCGACGCTCGGGATGAAGGACCGCGCCTGGGTGCAGGAGACGGACGCCCCGCCCTGCCATGAGTGCGGGACGCTGATGGTGCGGAACGGGGCGTGCCATAAGTGCCCGAATTGCGGGAGCACGAGCGGGTGTAGCTGA